In the Deinococcus ruber genome, CGGCCAGCCGAACTGCTACGACCCTGCCAACCCGACCAAATTTCACGGCGGCGATCTCGCCGGCCTGCGACAAAAGCTCGCGTATATCAGCGGACTGGGCGCCACCACCGTCTGGACCACGCCGCTCTACAAACAGACCCCCATCAACAGCGGAGCTGCCGCCGCCTACGGCAACTGCGGCTACCACGGCTACTGGGCCGACTTCAATCAGGCCGGCACCGCCGCCGTGGAACCCAAGCTCGGAACATCGGCCGATGTTCAGGGCCTGATCACCGACATCCACAACAGCGGCATGAAGTATCTGATGGACATGGTCGCCAACCACAGCGGCTACGGCGCCCAGATCGTCTCGCAGCAGCCCAGCTGGTTCCACGCCAGCTGTGACCCGAACGTGGACCCAGTCAACTGCCCGCTGGCAGGCCTGCCAGACTTTCGCCAGGAAAACAGCGCCGTTGCCAGCTACCTGACGACCCTGTCCAAAACCTGGGTATCCACCTACGCCATCGACGGCATCCGCATGGACACCGTCAAGCACGTGCCCACCAGCTACTGGCAGACCAGCTGGATTCCGGGTGTGCTCGCCGGTCGCCCCGGCATGTTCCTGCTGGGCGAGGTCTTCCAGACCGGGAACGCTGCCCAGCTCAAGCCGTACCTTGACGCCGGCTTCGACGCCACCTTCAACTTCCCGCTGCGCCAGGCCTTCGTCACCAGCCTCGGTCAGGGCGGCAGCCTGGACAGCCTGGCAGCGGCCATACAGGACAGCATCGGCACCCTGGGCCTGGACCGTACCCTGCTGCAGGTCAACCTGCTCGACAACCACGACGTGCAGCGGTTCCTCAATGAACCCGGCCCCAGTGCGGCCGAAAGCGTCATCCGCACCCGCTATCACCTCGCGATGGGCGCACTGATGACGTTACCCGGCATCCCCCAGCTGTATTACGGCGATGAACTCGGCATGTACGGCGGTCCAGACCCGGACAACCGGCACGACATGCCTGCTTGGGCCTGGACCGACACGGGCCGCAGCGCCGCACAGACCAATTTCCTGGCGGGCGGCGGGACCCCCAAGACCACCTTCGACGACGTGAAGAACCTCATCGCTCTCCGGCAGGGGAATGAAGCGCTGTGGAAGGGCAGCTACGCGGAGCTGTGGCGTCCGAACGGCGGGCAGAGCGTGTTCGCCTTCTACCGGGGAAGCGGAACCAGCCGGATGGTCGTGGCGCTCAACAGCAGCACCAGTGCCGCAAACGTCGCGCTGGACATCCAGGGCAACACCGGCATCAGCACCAGCGACAAGGCGGCCATGACCAACGGCAGCACCTTCAGCAACCTGATCGCCGGTGCGCCGAGCAGTGCCACCGTGAGCGGCGGCAAGCTGAATGTAAGTGTCCCGGCCGGGACGCTGGCGATCTACCGCCTGAACAGCAGTGCCAGCACCGTGAACGTGACCTTCAAAGCCA is a window encoding:
- a CDS encoding alpha-amylase family glycosyl hydrolase is translated as MQPQSIPASALDTWRKQVIYLLLPDRFANGNTANDNLGQPNCYDPANPTKFHGGDLAGLRQKLAYISGLGATTVWTTPLYKQTPINSGAAAAYGNCGYHGYWADFNQAGTAAVEPKLGTSADVQGLITDIHNSGMKYLMDMVANHSGYGAQIVSQQPSWFHASCDPNVDPVNCPLAGLPDFRQENSAVASYLTTLSKTWVSTYAIDGIRMDTVKHVPTSYWQTSWIPGVLAGRPGMFLLGEVFQTGNAAQLKPYLDAGFDATFNFPLRQAFVTSLGQGGSLDSLAAAIQDSIGTLGLDRTLLQVNLLDNHDVQRFLNEPGPSAAESVIRTRYHLAMGALMTLPGIPQLYYGDELGMYGGPDPDNRHDMPAWAWTDTGRSAAQTNFLAGGGTPKTTFDDVKNLIALRQGNEALWKGSYAELWRPNGGQSVFAFYRGSGTSRMVVALNSSTSAANVALDIQGNTGISTSDKAAMTNGSTFSNLIAGAPSSATVSGGKLNVSVPAGTLAIYRLNSSASTVNVTFKATASTTLGQNLYLSGDRAELGSWNTAAAIPMTSSNCSGSTCTWTASVALPPSVTTQFKFIKKPGDSGASVTWEGGSNRSYTAPASGTGSYTGTWQP